The DNA sequence TCATTTTTAACTCCTCCGACGCCTTTTCGACAACCGATGAAAACGCTTTCGGGGTGGGAAAAGACGGCTCGATATCCCGCCGCACCACCTCTGCCGCGGAACAAACCATTGCCATATACGATTCATCATCGATGGCTTCCTCCTTTTTGCCGCTACAGTCAATTAAAAGCGCTGCGCCCATAATAGCACATACATAGACAATCCCCAAAAAGTTTTTTGTCCTCATTCTCTTTAGCAAACTATTTCGCCCCCCGATTCCTCATCAATCATTTCTCGTCCCCCCAGAACTTTTCCCCTACCACAATCTCCTTTCCTTCCCATACAAGCACGCCCTGCTTTTTCAGGCGCAGCAGAAGACGGGAAAGGGTTTCCGGCGTTACGCCGATCGATGACGCCATCGCTTTTTTTGATATGCCCGGAACGATTCGGTTCTTCATGCCGTAGTGCTCCTTCAGAAAACCGGCCAGTCGAACATCAACATCCACCGACTGCTGATCTCTGAGCCGTTCGGTGAGGTACCGCTGTTTTTTCATGAGGAGTACGAAAAAATCGTTGCGAAATGATTTGTTGTCTAAAAGGCAGTACATCTGATGTTTTGGAAGAACAAAGAGCAAACTCTTCTTTATCGCCGTCGCCGTCACCGGATACCGGTCTTGTTCGAACAGGATAACTTCGCCAAACACCTCTCCCGGACGAACGACTTTCACGATAACTTCACCGGCGTCTTTGGTCCGTTTTCCCAGCTGGATATTCCCGGTCCCAAGAAGATACAGCGCAAACCCCCGCTCAC is a window from the Chitinivibrionales bacterium genome containing:
- a CDS encoding cyclic nucleotide-binding domain-containing protein — protein: MWINKCYFLCMDILLLLNHTDLFGGLSEKSKHLLADIAVPKEIAKGRMLFREGERGFALYLLGTGNIQLGKRTKDAGEVIVKVVRPGEVFGEVILFEQDRYPVTATAIKKSLLFVLPKHQMYCLLDNKSFRNDFFVLLMKKQRYLTERLRDQQSVDVDVRLAGFLKEHYGMKNRIVPGISKKAMASSIGVTPETLSRLLLRLKKQGVLVWEGKEIVVGEKFWGDEK